The Mesobacillus boroniphilus region TTATACTTGAATTGCAGTACTAAGCGACAAGGATTTTAAAATGTAAGTAGAGTCTAAACTGAGAATGAGTTGTGCTCTTTTGTGAACATTGAGAAAAGCGCCCATTCCTTTAGAAGGTTTCACAAATTCACAATAATTCCGTTGGTACCCACGTGGGTGTATGGAGTATAATGAATACAAGAAAGAAAGCGATTTCATTTTTAAGGAAGGGTGTTGGAAATGAACTATCAAGAAGTAAAATCACAATTAGAAGCTTTGCAGATGCAATTGGCGAATAAAATGCAGAATCCAAACCTGTCTATAGATGAAAAAACTGAACTTCTGAATGCAATTGCTAACTACGATTATATTATCGAACTGACTTGCATGAACCATTTTGAGCGAGGAAAAGCCATACAATAAAGCCTTAAAATAGAGCCTGGAGGATTCCAGGCTATTTTTATATATTCTTCGACAGTTGGATCTCTTATAATACCCCGCCCAAAGGCTTCTGGCTGAAATAATCAAGAGCATAATTAACCTGGTGGATTTCATAGATTTTTCTTTCAATGCAAAATTGAATCACAAGGTCAGAGGTTTCACTGTCTGACAAAGAGTAGCCGGCAGAGCCTAACAGCTTGTCGGTTTCTTTTTTGTTCAGCTCAAGCGCCATCGCGAGGGCGATGACGGTATTCTTGCTCGGCCTGTATTCAGGGTTCGAGCGTATTTTTGAAAAATGCCTGCGGTCTATGCCGGCTTTTTTATAAATTTCAGAGTCAGAAGCGGCACCCTTTTTATCGATAAAATCAAACAGCACTTTTTGCAATGTCGGCTTCCGTTTCTGCGCGATGAACGTTTCGATCTCTAAAGGAGAAATACTCTCCAGTACAAAATCCTCAAGTGGTGCAGCAGATTTTTCATAAAGGATGATCGTCATATTCTGATCGATATATTCCTGCAACTCTTGCAAAATCCTTTTATCAAGCATGAGGCCAGCCTCCTTAAAATGTCGCTTAACAGGCGACCAATATATGGATGAATCTAGATATGATTATATCAGATTCAACCTAGGAGGATGATAGTGATGAACAACAATTTAACGGAAATCATTTTTTTGCTAGACCGGAGTGGCTCGATGGCAGGATTGGAGAGCGACACAGTTGGCGGCTTCAATGCTTTTGTGAAAAAACAGTCGGAACTGGAAGGTGAAACAATACTGACAACGGTGCTTTTTGATGATGAATATGAGGTGCTTTGGAACGGAATTGATGCAAGGGAGGCGAAGCTGACTGAAGAGGAGTACTATGTCCGCGGGATGACTGCACTTTTGGATGCCGTGGGAAAGACGATCCTCGATGTTGGCTACCGCCTAGCCAAAACAAAGGAAGATCGCAGGCCAGGCAAGATTATTTTCGTGATCACGACAGATGGTATGGAGAACGCGAGCAGTGAGTTCACATATGGAAAAGTAAAGGAACTGATCCGGCACCAGCAGGAAAAGTACAACTGGGAATTCATCTTCATGGGTGCCAATATCGACGTCGCCAAAGAAGCCGACAGCCTCGGAATCAATGTTGAGAATTCTTTTAAATTCGAAGCCTCTGAGAAAGGCATTGAAAACATGTATGAAATGGTTTCGGAATCCATTATGGAAAAAAGATTGAAGTGAAATTCAGGAGGAATGAACATGACTAACAATAAATTGGGTAACTGCAAGATTTGTGGTAAAGAAATCGCAAAAGGTGTGAAGAAATGCCCTCATTGCGGGAAAGACCAGCGCAGCTTTTTCGGGCGACATAAAATTCTGAGTTTCATTGGTATATTGATGCTTTTTGTAATCGTCGGTACAGCACTTGGCGGCGGAGAAGAAGCAAGCAATGAAGGTGGTTCTGCTGCAACAGCATCTGCACCGGCCAAAGAAGAAAAATTATATAAAGTAGGAGAAGCTGTTCCAGCTGATAAGGTTGAAATCACTGTTACAAAGTTTGAAGAAAAAGATCAGGTTGGCAATGAATTCGTCAACAAAGCAGTATCTGAAGGTGGTACTTTCGTAGCAATCCAATACAAAATCAAGAACAGTTCCAAGAAGCCGGTCGGAATGTTTGATTATCCGAGCGTCAGACTGGTGGATGAAGAAGGAATAGAGTACGATTCCGATATTGATGCATCTTCTAACTACGCACTTGAGACAAATGTAGACAATGCTAAGATTGCGAGTGATTTAAACCCTGGAATTACCGTTACAGATACGAAGGTATTTGAGGTATCTAAAGAAAACTTTGATGCAGGAATATGGTTTATCAAGGTTGGGGATGAAAGAATTCAGTTGAAGTAAGTATACATACCCGGGGCTTCCCGGGTTTTTCCGTTTGACACTCCCCCGACATTTAAAATTACTCGCTTTTGCGAAATTATGGTTCTAAACACTGTACTTCTGCCCATTTTTAGCTAGGCAGAAATTTTATTATTATTATTTTCATCTGACATTTTGCTGACATATTCACCCTGTAAATTATGAGTATAAGGTTCATGTCCAACTTGAACCTGAAAAATAGAAATAGTTTATAGGAGGATGTCAGATATGAAAAAGAAATCAGTTATTGGATTCACAATTGCAGGAGCCTTATTACTTGGAGGTTATGCAACTACCTCTTTGGCGAATGACGACAGTACAACAAACACAGCTGCAACCACAGTCAAAAGTTTTTTTGGTAAAGGTTTTGGCCATAAAGGGTATTTCGGAGGCAACTCAGAAGCATTAATTGAAAAGGCAAAGGACCTTGGCATTAGCACTTCAGGAAAAGACGCTGAGACATTGATGGGTGAAATTCGCGAAGCAACAATTAAAAATGAAGCAAAAGAATTGGGAATCAAGACAGAAGGCAAGGATATCGCAACGCTAGCTGAGGAAGTCCAATTGGCTAACCTCAAGGAAAAAGCGAAGGATTTGTATATTTCTACTGATGGAAAGGATGCAGCAGCGCTTCACGATGCCATCCGTTTAGCGAACCTTAAGAGTGAAGCGAAGGAACTGGGCGTTTCTACAGACAATAAGGATGCCCAAACATTAATGGAAGACATCCGCACTGCAAACTTGAATAAAAAAGCCAAGGAACTAGGTGTTTCTATTGAGGGAAAAGATCTGCAGACACTCCAGCAGGAAGTTCATACGGCCTATATCAATCAACAGGCTAAAAAGTATGGAATTACAGTAGACGGCAAGGATATCCGAGAAATTGCTCAGGAAGTCCAGTCTGCTAAAGTTAAGGCAGATGCTAAAGAACTGAACATTACGATTGATGGAAAAACAATTGGCGAAATCGCCCAGGAAGTACAGGAAAAGAAAGTCGTGAACCTGGCGAAGGAACTTGGAATTTCCACTGCAGATAAAGATACACGCGAGCTTATGGAAGAAATTCAGGACAAGGATGCCGACAAGCTTGACGAGCTGTTTGAAGATGGAATGGGTCACTTTGGAATGAAGAGCTTTGGCGGCGGATTTGGACACGGAGGAAAAGGCGGATTCGGCGGCCATGGCGGAATGGGTGAAAAAGACGGATTCGGAGGAAAAGGCGGCCGTGGAGGCATGCACCATAACGGCGGTGGACAAGGCTTTTAATGTAAAATAATATTCATGATCCCTCGGTATCTAGCGGGGGATTTTTCTTGTAAAATTAGGAGTAGAAAATGAACCGGATGACGGTCTCCAGAGTGTTTTGTAGATGAAAGCTCTTTAGAAGTGATGGGAGAGGCGATAATGAAGACCATTTTAATCGTAGAAGATGAAAAAACGATTTCGAGAGTGTTGGCGGTTTACTTGAAGCATGAAGGCTATGAGGTTGTACAGGCCTTTGATGGTAGCGAAGGTTTGACATTATTCACTGAGCACAAGCCGGATCTTGTTCTGCTGGATGTCATGCTGCCAGGAATGGACGGCTGGGATATTTTAAAGGAAATCCGCAAAATCAGTCCCTGTCCTGTCATCATGCTGACTGCCCTCGGAGATATCGACTACCGTCTGAAAGGTTTGAATCAGGGAGCGGATGATTACATCTCCAAGCCGTTCATTGGTGAAGAAGTGGTTGCCAGGGTAAATGCCGTACTGCGCCGTTCTTCCCAAGTATTCGAAACGGAAAACATGAAACAGTTTGGCAGTCTCATAATCAACATGGATTCCCATGTGGTAACGGTTGGTGGCGAGAAAGTCGTCTTAACCCCCAAAGACCTTAGTTTGCTGATTTTTTTAGCAGAAAGGCCAAATCGAACTTTTACACGAGAAGACTTGATCGAAAATGTGTGGGGGATGGACTATGACGGGAGTGACCGCGCAGTGGACCTATCGATAAAAAGAATCCGTCAATCACTGGCGGGCTGGTCCTCTTCACAGGGGGAAATCAGGACACTAAGAGGATTGGGGTATCAGTTCAGTGTTTACGAAAAATAAAAAGCAAGTTACCTTGTTGAGATATTGGACAACCAGATATCTTCTAACCCTGATAGTCGGGCTTCTTTTGCTCGGTGCTGGTTCCATGTGGTGGATCAAGCAGACGACGCTAGAGAACCGGTTGAATTTAATGGAATATCTTGCGGTCGAAACGGCGGACCGATTTGGACAGTCCATCGGGAATAACGATTATGGTCGTCTTGACCGCAGGCTTGAAGATAGGGCCAGGCTTCTGCAGATGGAGAATCAGCCCCAGCTTTTCATAACCGATCTGGAAGGAAACATTCTGAATACGGGCCCCATGCACGGAGGAGGCGGTCCACGCCATATTTCAGGAAAGGTTCCCCAAGAAATCATTGCGATGGAAGACTCCATTAAGAGAGTCTCTGAGAATGGAACAGAAATTTACTCTGCAAAGGCTCCAATTTTGATAGACGATCTACAGACTGGCTGGGTTGTGGTCATGCAAAGCGCTGATGAATTGGCGGATGTAGACCAGGAATACCGTTTGTTACTCATTTTACTGCTCGGACTTGGTTTGCTTGGCTGGGTTGTTATCTATCTACTAACGAAGAGAATCCTGAAACCAATCCAAGATGTAGCGCGGGCAGCGTCACAGGTGCGTGAAGGGGATTATGACATCAATCTAGATTCCGGCCAAAAGGAACTTGAAATATCCGAACTTGTTACTTCTTTTAAAGAAATGACCAGCCGTTTGATCCAGCTGGAGCAAATGCGTGCCGAGCTGCTGGCAGGCGTAACACATGATTTGAAAACGCCTGTAACCTCGATCAGTGGTCTCGTCCAGGCTGTAAGGGACGGTATTGTAACTGGGGAGGAGCGCCAGGAATTTCTGGACATCACCCTAAAAGAAATCCAGAGATTGCAAACAATGATTTCTGACTTGGTGGAATTCAACTCACTGGCAGCGGGTGCCTTCACGATCAGGACAGAGAATTGTAATATGAACAAACTCGTTGAAGAGATTGGGAGGCAGTGGCAGGTCACGCAAAATGAATCCGTTAATCTAAAGGTCATCACTCCAGGCCATACCATACAGGCTATGACGGATCCATTACGGTTGCAGCAAATCCTGATCAACCTATTGAACAACTCCTATCAGGCTCTCGGTTATGGTGGTTCGATATCCCTCATACTTTCAGAGGGTAGAATTGATGTAAAAGATACAGGTTCAGGCATTCCAGAAGAAGAGCAGGCACTGGTGTTTGAGCGTTTCTTCCGAGGCGAGAAGAAAAAGCTCAAGGTAAGGGGACTTGGACTTGGACTTCCTTTTAGCAAAATGCTTGCCCGGTCCTTGGGGGCCGACTTGATTTTAAAGGAGAGCAGTCAACAGGGAACGACATTCTCCATTGTGTGGGATCACATAAAGTAGGGCTGCCATCTCAGGCAGCCCTTACATCTCTATTAATTCTTTTATAGAATTGTCTAACCTCTCATAGCTGCCGCCAATAATCAGCCAATCATCTGGAATGACGATAAATCTGCCGTTGCTTCCACTCAAATAACTGTAGATAATCTGTGCTTCATCAATCTCTTCTTTGCCGATCATACATGATTTTCCGATGGCGTTCTCTTGAAAATAGGTCAAAATGCTTGTCCTGATTTTTTCAAATTGATGCTCAATCATCTCCAGAGGATATTTTTTGCTGAAAATGACTTTATGGCCCTTGATTAAAAAAAGCTTCAGGTTACTGTCCATTAATCGTTCAATTGCCACAATGTTTTTACTGTCTTCGGTAAACTGAACAACG contains the following coding sequences:
- a CDS encoding DUF3896 family protein, whose product is MNYQEVKSQLEALQMQLANKMQNPNLSIDEKTELLNAIANYDYIIELTCMNHFERGKAIQ
- a CDS encoding vWA domain-containing protein, which gives rise to MNNNLTEIIFLLDRSGSMAGLESDTVGGFNAFVKKQSELEGETILTTVLFDDEYEVLWNGIDAREAKLTEEEYYVRGMTALLDAVGKTILDVGYRLAKTKEDRRPGKIIFVITTDGMENASSEFTYGKVKELIRHQQEKYNWEFIFMGANIDVAKEADSLGINVENSFKFEASEKGIENMYEMVSESIMEKRLK
- a CDS encoding DUF4352 domain-containing protein — encoded protein: MTNNKLGNCKICGKEIAKGVKKCPHCGKDQRSFFGRHKILSFIGILMLFVIVGTALGGGEEASNEGGSAATASAPAKEEKLYKVGEAVPADKVEITVTKFEEKDQVGNEFVNKAVSEGGTFVAIQYKIKNSSKKPVGMFDYPSVRLVDEEGIEYDSDIDASSNYALETNVDNAKIASDLNPGITVTDTKVFEVSKENFDAGIWFIKVGDERIQLK
- a CDS encoding response regulator transcription factor, producing MKTILIVEDEKTISRVLAVYLKHEGYEVVQAFDGSEGLTLFTEHKPDLVLLDVMLPGMDGWDILKEIRKISPCPVIMLTALGDIDYRLKGLNQGADDYISKPFIGEEVVARVNAVLRRSSQVFETENMKQFGSLIINMDSHVVTVGGEKVVLTPKDLSLLIFLAERPNRTFTREDLIENVWGMDYDGSDRAVDLSIKRIRQSLAGWSSSQGEIRTLRGLGYQFSVYEK
- a CDS encoding ATP-binding protein; this encodes MFTKNKKQVTLLRYWTTRYLLTLIVGLLLLGAGSMWWIKQTTLENRLNLMEYLAVETADRFGQSIGNNDYGRLDRRLEDRARLLQMENQPQLFITDLEGNILNTGPMHGGGGPRHISGKVPQEIIAMEDSIKRVSENGTEIYSAKAPILIDDLQTGWVVVMQSADELADVDQEYRLLLILLLGLGLLGWVVIYLLTKRILKPIQDVARAASQVREGDYDINLDSGQKELEISELVTSFKEMTSRLIQLEQMRAELLAGVTHDLKTPVTSISGLVQAVRDGIVTGEERQEFLDITLKEIQRLQTMISDLVEFNSLAAGAFTIRTENCNMNKLVEEIGRQWQVTQNESVNLKVITPGHTIQAMTDPLRLQQILINLLNNSYQALGYGGSISLILSEGRIDVKDTGSGIPEEEQALVFERFFRGEKKKLKVRGLGLGLPFSKMLARSLGADLILKESSQQGTTFSIVWDHIK